A region from the Marinobacter sp. SS13-12 genome encodes:
- a CDS encoding DUF6285 domain-containing protein: MINQPETRDLLAEARQVLLESVAPELAGEHKYQALMIANAMGMAIRELEQREQGQPEQTDRAVRAYLSEQSLDETATEAETDLARVIRERRLDGTDPALRSVLRTLTESRLLINNPGYRKR, from the coding sequence ATGATCAATCAACCAGAAACCCGGGATCTGCTTGCCGAGGCTCGCCAGGTGTTGCTGGAATCAGTGGCCCCGGAGCTTGCCGGGGAACACAAATACCAGGCACTCATGATTGCCAATGCCATGGGCATGGCCATCCGGGAGCTTGAGCAGCGCGAGCAGGGCCAGCCAGAGCAAACCGACCGGGCCGTGCGGGCATACCTTTCAGAGCAATCCCTTGATGAAACGGCTACTGAAGCAGAGACAGACCTTGCCCGGGTTATTCGCGAGCGTCGCCTGGATGGAACTGATCCGGCTCTGCGTTCTGTGCTCCGTACCCTCACCGAGTCCCGGTTGCTGATCAATAACCCTGGCTATCGGAAACGGTGA
- a CDS encoding phosphotransferase family protein, producing the protein MSALADTFSAFIVRQCGARAARVIEFDKLSGGAIQDNFGLTLDLEGGSRPGRQEFVVRQDAPSGVAESLSRPEEFRVLQAAFRAGVTAPEPLWLCEDPEVSGQVFYVMTRAAGSASPRKLVKADFSEEQRRNIVRRLGAELARLHTVRPPQASLVFLVMPDPDNPALSRVALYRRYLKEIGEPHPVLEWALNWLEDHAPEPGPTVLCHCDFRTGNYMMDSDELTAVLDWEFAAWSDPCEDLGWLCSRSWRFGADDREVGGLGDRQDLLDGYREVSGVDLDPATVSYWEVMALVRWAMIALQQARRHMSGEQRSLELALTGRMVAQMELDLLNQVQELEDGQ; encoded by the coding sequence ATGTCTGCGCTTGCCGACACCTTCAGCGCGTTCATTGTCAGGCAATGCGGTGCCCGGGCGGCCCGGGTTATCGAGTTCGACAAGCTCTCCGGCGGCGCCATCCAGGACAACTTCGGATTGACGCTGGATCTGGAGGGCGGCAGCCGGCCAGGTCGGCAGGAATTTGTGGTCCGGCAGGACGCCCCTTCGGGGGTCGCAGAAAGCCTGTCCAGGCCCGAGGAATTCCGGGTTCTTCAGGCGGCGTTCAGGGCCGGGGTAACCGCACCGGAGCCGCTCTGGCTTTGTGAGGACCCAGAGGTCAGCGGGCAGGTGTTCTACGTCATGACCCGGGCAGCGGGGAGCGCGTCTCCGCGCAAACTGGTCAAGGCGGACTTCTCCGAAGAGCAGCGTCGGAACATTGTGCGCCGGCTGGGTGCTGAGCTCGCCAGGTTGCACACAGTGCGGCCACCGCAGGCTTCGCTGGTGTTCCTGGTGATGCCCGATCCGGACAATCCGGCCCTGAGCCGGGTAGCGCTGTATCGCCGCTATCTGAAAGAAATCGGTGAACCTCATCCGGTATTGGAGTGGGCGCTGAACTGGTTAGAGGATCATGCGCCGGAACCGGGCCCAACGGTGCTTTGCCACTGTGACTTCCGGACCGGTAACTACATGATGGACAGTGATGAGCTGACCGCTGTCCTGGACTGGGAGTTTGCCGCCTGGAGCGATCCTTGTGAGGACCTGGGCTGGCTCTGTAGTCGCAGCTGGCGGTTCGGAGCTGATGACCGGGAAGTTGGCGGGCTCGGAGACAGGCAGGATCTTCTTGACGGCTACCGGGAAGTAAGCGGCGTCGATCTTGATCCGGCGACGGTCAGCTACTGGGAAGTCATGGCGCTGGTGCGTTGGGCGATGATTGCGTTGCAGCAGGCGCGCAGACACATGTCTGGTGAGCAGCGTTCGCTGGAACTGGCGCTGACTGGCCGCATGGTGGCGCAGATGGAGCTGGACCTGCTGAACCAGGTTCAGGAACTGGAGGATGGGCAATGA